The genomic segment CATCGTCGCCACCGGCTACCTGGCGATCGCGCGCCGCTTCGGCCACGACATCGACAAGGACATCCACCTCACGCACGAGGACGTCATCGACACCCTCGGCAAGACGTTCCTCGGCCTCTCCACCGGCTGCGCCCGCTGCCACGACCACAAGTACGACGCGATCTCGGCACACGACTACTACGCCCTGGCGGGGATCTTCGCCAGCACGCGCTTCGCGTTCCCGGGCTGCGAGCCGAAGGGGCAGCCGCGCGACCTCGTGCCGCTCGAGCCCGAGCCCGACCTGGCCGCCGCCCACGCCGCGTGGCAGGAGCGCGTCGCCCTGCGCGACGCCGAACGCGCCCGCCGCGACGCCGTCGCCTCGCGCGCGAAGCTCGGCGAAGCGGCACGCGAGGACGCCCGGGTGCTCGCCGCCGGAACGGTGGCGGAGGGGGAGAGCGTGGCGCTCGCCGCCGCGGGGCCGATCGACGTCGCACTCGGCGCCGGGCAGGTCGTCGTGCTCGCGGTGGCCGCCGGCGGCAACCACGGCGCCGACAGCACGCTGGTCGAGCTTTCGATCCGATCTGGCGACGGCGCCGGCGTCTGGAGCACGGCCGACGTCGTGCCGCGGCTGGTGACCGCCAACCCCCTCGTCGCCGGCGGTGCCACCTGGTGTTTCCTCGAGCGGTCGGCCGAGGGACCGGCGTTCCTCGGCGAGCGGCGCGACGAGATCGACGGCAAGCCGGCGCTGGCGGCGTGGCGGAGCGGCGACGTGCCCAGCGTGTTTGCCAACTCGGCCGCCGAGCCGGTCACGGTCTGGACGACGCTGCCGGCGGCGGCGCTGTTCGTCCATCCCGGTCCCGACCGCGAGGCGCTTCTGGCATGGATCTGCCCGCGTGACGGTACCTACCGCATCGAGGGGCGCGTCGCCGACGCCCATCCGGCCGCGCTCGACGGCGTCGCCTTCACGCTCGCCATCGCCGGCGGGACGGGCTACGGAGCACTGCTCGCCGAGGCAGGGCGCCTCGGCGCCACGCCGCTGCCCGATCCCGGGCCGGAGCCGGTGCTGCCGGTGGCGTACGCCGTCGTCGAGGGCACCGTCCACGACGCGCCGCTCCACCAGCGCGGCGATCCCGAGAAGCCCGGCCCCGCCGTGGCGCGCCGCTGGCTCGAGGTGTTTGGCGGCACGCCGGTCGGTGCCGACGGGGGCAGCGGTCGCCGGGCGCTTGCCGAGTGGGTGGCGACTTCCCCGCTCGCGTCGCGCGTGATCGTCAACCGGGTCTGGCAGTGGCACTTCGGCACGGGGATCGTCGCCACCGCCAACGACTTCGGCGCCCGGGGAACGCCGCCGACCCACCCCCAATTGCTCGATCGCCTCGCGGCGGGGTTCGTCGCCGCAGGCGGACGGGTGAAGTCGCTGCACCGCGCGATCATGGCGACGCGTGCCTACCGCCGGGCGAGCACCGTCGGGCCGCACCTCCTCGAGGCCGATCCCGGCGCCCGGTGGCTGTCGCGGTTCCCGCGCCGCCGGCTTCGTGCCGAGGAGATCCGCGACAGCCTGCTTCTGGCCGCGGGGGAGATCGACAGCGCGCCGGCCGAGGCCCATCCCTTTCCCCCCGAGGCGACCTGGAACTTCACGCAGCACGGTCCGTTCGCGGCGGTCTACGAGACGACCAAGCGCAGCGCCTACCTGATGGTCCAGCGGCAGCGGCGTCATCCTTTCCTGGCGCTGTTCGACGGCGCCGATCCCAACGCCACGACGCCGTCGCGGCAGACGACGACCGTCCCCACGCAGGCGCTGTACTTCCTCAACGATCCGTTCTTCCACCGCCGGGCTGACGCGTTCGCCTTGCGCCTCGGTGCGCTTGCCGATCCGGCGGCGCGGATCGTCGCCGGCTACCGGATCGCTTTCCAGCGATCGCCGACGGCGATCGAGGCCGACCGGGCCGCCGGTTTTCTCGCCGCCTATCCCGGCGGCGACGAACAGCGCCTCGCTGCCTGGGCACGCGTCCTCCTGGCGAGCAACGAGTTCCTCCACGTCGACTGAACGGCGCGCCATGTCCCGATCCCACCGCGATGCCGTCTGGACACCGGGAAACCGCGCCGGACGGCGCACCGTGCTCCGTTCGGCGGTCGCCGGATCGCTCCTCATGCCCGGGATCGTGCGGCACCTGCTCGCCGACGCCGGCGATCCGCTGGCGCCTCACGCACCGCACTTCGCCCCTCGGGCCAAGCGCGTGATCTTCCTGTTCATGACCGGCGGGGTGTCGCATGTCGACACGTTCGATCCCAAGCCGACGCTGTCGCGCGACCATGGCAAGGAGATCAAGGCCGACCACCCCGAGATCAGGGATCGCCCCGGCTACGAGCGGATCTACCTCAAGCGGCCGCAGTGGGAGTTTTCCCCGCACGGGCACTGCGGCACCGAGGTCAGCACGCTGTTTCCCTGCGTGGCCGAGTGCGTCGACCGGATCGCAGTGGTGCGCTCGATGCACACCTCACACTCCAACCACTACAACGCCACGCTCGGGATGCACACCGGGTCGTTCGCCTTCTCGCGGCCGAGCATCGGCTCGTGGGTCAGCTACGGCCTGGGCACCGAAAACGCCAACCTCCCCGGGTTCGTCGTCATCGCCCCGCGGCAGACCTACGCCGGGACGCAGGTCTACGCCGCCGACTTTCTCCCCGGTGCCCACCAGGGGACGCTCGTCGTGCCGAGCGCCGAGCCGGTGGCCAACGTCACCCCGCGCGTGCCGGCCGACCGGCAGGCGCTCGAGCTGGCGGCCCTCGAGTCACTCGACCGCGACCACCTCGTGGCACGCGGCGGCGACCCGATGCTCGCCGCACGGATGCGCTCGTTCGAAACGGCGTTCGGGATGCAGATGGCCGTGCCCGACGCCTTCGACCTCGCCGCCGAGGACGACGCGACCCTGGCGCTGTACGGTCTTGCGCGCGGCCAGACGGCCGGCTTCGGCTGGCAGTGCCTGGCGGCCCGGCGCCTCGTGGAGCGCGGCGTCCGGTTCGTCGAGCTGATCGACACCGGGTCGAGCGACAACTGGGACGCCCACGGCGACATGGCGACCCATGTCGGCCTCGCGAAGAACGTCGACCGGCCGATCGCCGGCCTGCTCGTCGACCTCGACCGGCGCGGTCTGCTCGACGACACGCTGGTCGTGTGGACGACCGAGTTCGGCCGCACGCCGTTCAACAACACCGCCGACGCCAAGGGGCGCGAGCACCATCCCTGGGCGTTCTCGTCGTGGCTGGCGGGCGCCGGCGTGAAGCGCGGCATCGTCCACGGGGCGACCGACGAGCATGGCCTCCGCGCCGTGGAGCAGCCGGTCCACGTCCACGACCTCCACGCCACCATCCTGTGGCTGATGGGGTTCGACCATGAGCGGCTGACGTTCCGCCACGCCGGCCGCGACTACCGGCTCACCGACGTCCACGGCACGGTGGTCACCGATCTGCTCGCCTGAGCAGGTCGCGGGTGCTTCGCCGTCGTGCCGGGCTTCGAGGAGGCTCAGACCGGCGCGTCGCGGGGCGAAGTACGCCGCTGCAATCGACTCGCAGTCGGGACCGGCGCGGTTCCATTGGTCCTGGAGCATCTTCCGCGCGTTGCTCGCGCTGTGGACCGATCGGTCGGAAAGGTAGTAGCGCCCCTTGGTGGCGTTGACCTCGTGAAATAGCAGCTTCCGCTGCCGGAGGCGGGCGGCTTCGACGATCGCCTTGGTGCACGAGAATCGGCCGTTGAAGACCAGGACAGTCGCGGGATCGTGCCGGTCGATCAGCCGATTGGTGAGCGTAAACGATCGGGCCGCCGCGGTGAGCAGCGCGTCGACCAACGGCCCGTGGGCGTCGAGGTCGGGTGCGAGGTTCTTGCAGTGGAAGATCAGCGACGACAGCGCGCCGTAACCGAGTGCGGCACCATCGAGCCGGAACGAGCGCAGATCGTCGGGGGTCGTGATGCCTTTCGAGAACGCTGTCGGAGAGTCGTTCTCGAGGGTATCCTCCCCACCTCACCCCTTGTATCCACGGAACATTCCCATGGTGAAAAAGAGCAAGCCTCCGCAAGATCACGGTGAACCGTCCGCCGCGGACGCCCCGAAGGTCAACAAGAGCGAGGAGATCCGGGTCGAGGCGCGGCGGATCGTCGACGCCGGCCAGACACCGCGGCCGAAGATGATCGTCGAGGCGCTCGCCGCCCGAGGGGTCGACGTCGTCTCCCCGCAGGTCAGTATGGTGCTCAAGCGAATGGGGGTCGAGCCACGCGGGCGGAAGCGGAAGCCGGCCACCGCGGCCGCGCCGGTCGCCGCCAAGCCGGCGTCCAACGACGCCTTCACGCTCCACGAGCTGCTCGCCGCCAAGCAGTTCGTCGAGATGATCGGCAGCCCGTCGCGTGCTGCCGCCATCCTCGACGCGCTCGGCCGGATTTCCTGAGCGGGAGGAATCCAGCGGCGACCGCAGATGCCGGCCGGCGTGTCCACGCACCGTCCGGCCGACTCCTCCGCGCCACCCGCGCCGTGAGAGGCAGGTCGTCGGTGCGAGGTCCGGTCGCGACCACCCGGCGAGTCGCTGATCGCCCCGGTCGCTCCGGAGGTGACGACGGATCCTCCGCCGCTTGGTGGGATCGACTGTTCGCACACGGCGCGGCAGCGGTGGGCGGTTCCGTGGTCACGTCGTCGGTTGCCCCGCGCGGCGCCGCGACCACGTCAGACTGAACAACCAGGCCAGGATGCCCACCAGGACGATCGATCCACTGGCCCCTGGCCCGGGCAGAGGATCCTCGATCAGCGGGGCCGGGTTGTTGAGAAGGGCATGCACGCCCATCGCCAGAAAGAGGTTGCCGGTGCGGAGATAGACGAAGGCGAACATGAGGCCTCGGCAGCTGGAACGGGCCGATGTAACCGATCTGGTTCGGACAGCCGCCCGTCGGCTCGCCGACCGTGAGCATCAGGTCGTAGGTCCGCGCCGCATCCGCGAGCACCACCGCGGCCGAGAAGGTCCCGTCTCCGGTCAGCAGGCAGGCCGGGCCGTCGAACCTGGGTTCGACTCGCGGAGGGCTCCTGACCGCGATCTTGTCGATCATGTCCTCGCCGTGCTCGAGCGCCACATACCGCGGCATGTATCTCGGCAGGACGACACCGATCAGCAGCCAGCGCCACATCGGCTTTACGGCCAGCCGCATCATCGCGTCGGATTCCGCGCTGCGGCGCGTCACGATCCGCGACATCCCCCGGAACGGGCGATCGGTGATTCGGGCGAGCAGGTCATCGCCGAGAGTGTTGCCGCCGGGGTTCTCCCGGATGTCCACGATCAGTCCCGCGGCGCCCCGCTCATTCGCGGCGGCGATCGCCTGATCGATGAATCCTTCCCACTGCCCGCCGAGCATGAAGTCCATGGAGGGGAAGTCGATGAAGGCGATGGGGGCGGCGTCGGACCGGTCGCCAGGAAGCAGCAGGCATCGGAATGGCGGGCTCTCGACGAGGACCTCGCCCCGAGCCGTCGCGGACGCGGAGGGGGGTGAACTGGCCGGAACGGTCCGCTCCTTCCTGCGAGCGCCGTGGCCGACGCCTTTGACGGTCACGGTGTGCCGCGAGCCGTCGGAGCGGACGAGCTCGACTTCCGTCGGCGCCGAAACGCCTGCGGCCCAGCTGATGACGTGGAACGAGTCACGGACAAACGCATCGCGAGCGCGCGGTCTCCGCCGGCATGAGCGAGCGCAGCCGGTCGAGGTGATCGGCCGCCGACACGTCCCCGATACGGACGATCGTGTCCCCCGGCTCGATGCCCTGCTCGGCCTCCGCCACGGCGACGACCACGAGGGCATCGTCCTCGGGCTCCGCCCGGAAGGGGAGCAGCCGCTCGCCGCGCGCGAACGCGGCCTCGAGATCCTCGATGGGGACTCTGAAGACGTAGTGGTCACACCGGTACCCCGCCTGCATCTCCATTACCAGCGGGAGGAACTCGCGCCGCGTCATCGGCCGGTCGATCGAGGCCTTCAGCCGCCCGGCGAGGGCGAGGATCGACTCCTTCGGGGCGCGCAGATACGGATTCGGGCAGGTGCGCTCGTGGAGCGCGACGATCGCGTCGAGATCGACGCGGAGCGCCTCGGGCTCGTGGAGCTTCGCGATCTCCTCGGGCGTCGCCCGCGGAATCGCGTCCCACGGATCCCGGATGAACATCGAGAACGTCGAGGGGCTGACTCTGCCGGAGCGCGCGATGGCCACCGCGGCGACCACCGCGGTGAGCGCGATGCAGGCCGCCCCGACAGCCCAACGACGCCAGCGGCGGGGAGTGCTGGCAGCGTGCTTCGTGGCCTTGGCATCCATGGCACCGGTGCCCGAGGTCGACGACTTGACTCATACGACAGCGGGTCGTTCGGTACACGACACAGTGTCGTACATCAAGCCACACCGAGCCCTGCCCCGCGGAGATCATCCCTGGTGCCCCCCCGCCCCCCTCGCCAACGCCGAGCTTGCCGTGATGGAGCTCCTCTGGGACCACGGCGCCATGACCGCGCGGCAGGTGCAGGAGCGGCTCTACGGCGCCTCCGACCGCTCGCAGCACGGCACGGTGCAGCGACTGCTGCAGCGACTCGAGGAAAAGGACTTCGTGCGGCGCGACAAGACGCCTCCGGCGAGCACCTTCGCGCCGTGCCTCTCGCGGGCGGAGTACGCCGGCGCGCAGCTCGAGACCCTCGCCGATCGCCTCACCGGCGGCTCGATCGCCCCGCTGCTCTCGAACCTCATCGACAGGAAGCGGCTCAGCCGCACGGAACTGCGCCGCCTCCGCGATCTCCTCGACGGAAAGAATCCATGACGCTCACGATCCTCTCCTACGCCCTTGGCAACACGCTCCTGGCGCTGCCGCTGGCACTGCTCGCCCGCGCGATCGGTCGCACCGCCCGCCACCCGGCGGTCGTGCATTTCATGTGGGTGATCGTGATGATCCGCCTCGTCATGCCACCGGTCGCGGCGGTTGCAGCGAGAGCGGCTCAAGCCCCACGCGATCGACATTCGGGTGAACATCGACCCGGTGCACTGGTTTCTGAGCCCCGCGAAAGACACCCGCTCGTCGCTCTATCTCGAAGACGCGGCGACGGAGTTTCAGGTGCAGGGGGCTGGAGCTCGACTGGACGATCGTCACGTGGGGCGCCGACTTACGCTGGTCGGGCGACGATTGGAGCGACCACTGTTTTCGCGGGGCGAAGTGGACGGACGTGAAGAAGCCGGCGTAGCCCCGACCGGAGACACACCACGCGACGCACGATTCAACTCCCGCGCGACACTACTTTCGTCACGCAGGTGTCTCAAAGTCATTGACACGTTCCGCGCTCCGGTCAGAGTCGCTGCCAGCCAGCCGTGGGCGTCCAGCGGTAGCGTGCTCCCGCATCCTCCACCGCAAGCCGAAGCCAGCCGTGGGTGACGAGATCCCGCACGCCTGAGTGCCGATTGAGAATGTCGGCAACGCGTTCCCGGCTGGCGTCGATGATGACCGTAAGCCGCAGCGGCTCATGCTGCAGTTTGGTGCCATCGTGAACCGCCTGCCAGGGGAGGCCAACCCGCAGGTCGCCGCCGTTCCCCTCAAGGATGCCAAACTGACCCACCACGTCGTGAATGACTTTGCTTCCGCTGCCGAAGGCCTGGTTGTCGACGGCGGAGGCAAAATACTGTAGCCCGATCCAGCTGGTCACGACCAGCGGGGCGGTCATGATCAGCTCGAGCACCTTTCCCTCGGGATCTTTCGCCGAGCAGTACTCGTGGAGGAAACAGCGGCCACCGAGGTTGAGTCCTGTCGTTCGGCTGCGGTCGGCAATGACGAAGGCGGCATTGCCCGCCAGCCCCCATTCGGGCCGGACCTCCGCCCAGTCGCGGGCCCGGAAGAGCACCGACTCATCGCCGGCGTTGCCCAGCCGCCTGCTCCGTTCAAGCCGCGTTGCCCTCCCAGCGGCGGCAGTCCAGGCAAGGACGTCCCGAAACTCGTCGCGGTGCGTAGCAGGACAACCCGTCGGACCAAAAAACTCAATCTCATCGGTTGTGGTCCGGTGAACGGCCGCCACGAACCAAGTGTCGGCAGGGATCAAGATGCCTCGCTCGGCCAGTGCCGCACGGACCTGAATGTCGTTGAGAATGGCGGCGGCAACGCGAGCATTCGGCTCGCCGGAATGGCCACCACAGGCGCCGCAGTCGTAGCCCGCACGGTAGGGATTGTTGACCATGGAGGCGGCATGGCCGCAGATGACGACGATCCTCGCAAACCGATCAGTGAGCCCGAGGTTTCGCAGCATGCCTTCGGCCAGACCGATCCGCTGGTCGAGCGGGATGGGTTCATCCGAGCCATCCAGGTCGGGGCCGAGCCGTCGCTGCTCGTCGCGCGAGAGGCCGTCGTTTCGCGGATCGGCTACGGGCCGCGTAACGCCAATCGAGTCGGTGAAAAGCTTCGGCAGATAGGCGAGCCCCAGCGACTCCACAAAGCTGTAGCAGGAGATCGCTGACGACTGAAAGCCCTTCCAGAGCTTGCGTCCCTTCCTGACCAGCTTCCGGTGGTCGATGGCCGCCGTGATCCGCTCTCCCGATGCTCCCAGCAGCCGCTCAAAGACTGGAAAAGTCGGCTGCAGCAGCACCGGGCAATGAGCAGCGCCGAACGCGGTGCCCAGGCGAATGAACTCCAGCGGCATCCCGAAGAATCCGGCAAACCCACAGGTTTCAACCAGCTTGCTCTGGGCCTCGAGGTGGCGTCGCAACACCTCGCTGCGAACATCGATGCAAAACACCATCTGTAACGTAGGCCGTCTGGTCGCCGCCGGCTGTTTATCCGTGGCAATGTCGGCCAGCAGGCCGCGGCGATGGCTGACCTCACCGGCAACCTGCATCAGGTAGCGTGCCAGCACAGCCGGCAGAGGGTCGGGCGGCTCGGGCGTTGTCGGCACCAGCCCCTCGGGCAGGTCTGTCGAACCGCTCGATTCGGCCAAGGCCACGTCACAGGCCAGTCGGATAGCCAACAGCCCCGTCAGGTCGTCAGCAACCGATGGTGTTTCCTCGGCATGCCAGGTGAGATAGCGAATAAACGAGGCCCAGCCGGCGACCGAAAAGAGTTCTGCCAGCAGAAATCGTTCGATGTGTGGCTCGGGAATGGCCAGCCGGGCCAGCAGGGCGGGGATTGCCTCGCGAGGATCATCCGGCAGCGCTGCGACCAGTTGCCGGAATCCACGGATCCCCAGTTGGTCGAGCCGGCGGCTCAGCTGCGCCCGCTGCCGCCACGCCTCGTAGAGCGGCAAGCTCAGCCAGGGACTCAGCCAGGTGGCCTGCCCTCGGTCGAAGTGGCCGGCACAGTGCCGGGAGATGTCGGTGACGATGTGGCTGGTCCAGCGGGTACCGGTCCGTTCGTCTACCAGTTCCGACACGGTTCGGTAGCGGCGTTCGGCCCCGACCGCTGCCGGCTCGTCGTCGAGCAAGGCCCGGCAGGCTTCCACCGTGAGGCTGGCGAACCATTCGGGATGCTCCTCCCGGCACTCGGCCAGGGCGGTGTCGAGGTCGGCCGCCGTGATCGCCCCGGTGCTCAGTCGCTGTCGAAACCATTCGGCTGTTGGCAGAATGTCACAGACGCGAACATCGGCGAGCAACTGGCGAGCGACCAGAAAAGGCCGGTCGGCAAGGCCAAGAAACGGGTTGACTGCCACGTAGTCAGCCAATGGCCAGAGCGGCGGAATGATTGCCTTCACGGCTGCGAGATGCGGCGCCAGGTCCGCGGGAGTGAGTCTGGTCGTAGCGGTTTCGCCGCTCGTCGTAACTTTGGTCATCAGCGGTGGGCCACCTTGGAAGACACGGGCTACGAGACGGCCGCCGGCTGGCCGTAGATCCAGCCGGTCAGCCGGCGGAAGGGAATGTCGAGATAAAAGCCGTTGTTGGCATGTACGTAAAAGACCTGCACCCAGCCCATATGCGAAAAGTTCTGAATGAAGTTCTGCACAACGAAAATTGCCACAAAACTCGCCACTGCCACGACATGCACCGCCCATTCGAGGGGCGATCGCTCCAGGGGCTGTCGCGACATCGTGGCGGCCAGCAGGCTGTCGACGAGCTCGAAGCTTGCGAAGTAGGCGAACGCCACCACCACCGCTGCCGCAATCCCGAGGAGGGACAGGTTCCAGACCCGCATGGCGAGGAAGGTGGAGAGCAGGTTGGTGAGAGCCAACAGCAGCACGAAGCCGAGGACGATTCCGCCCGGTTTTTCGGCGATCTTGATCCCAAAGCAGGCGAGGGTCAGCCCGAGGATCGCCACTGCCCCGGCGACGGCCAGGATGTCGGTGACGAGCACCGCGCGACCACCGCGGGCGCGTGCCTGGGTCAGCTGTGTGCGGGCAGCTTGTTCCAGCACGCTTCCCGAGCTGAGAAAGGCATGGGCCTTGTAGAGCGAGTGCGCGACGATGTGGAGCAAAGCCGCGGAAAAGCCGCCGAGCCCGCACTGAAGCATCATGAAGCCCATCTGGGCAATCGTCGAAAACGCAAGCGAACGCTTCACGCTCGTCTGCGAGAGCATCACGACGCCACCGAGGAGTGCGGTGATCGCGCCGATCATCGCCAGCAGGCTAAGAGCGGCGGGCGAGAGCACCAGCAGCGGGCTGAGCCGGATTACGAGAAACCCTCCGGCATTGATAATGCCAGCGTGCATCAGGGCGGAAACCGGCGTGGGCGCCTCCATCGTATCGGGCAGCCAGCTGTGAAATGGAAACTGGGCCGACTTAGTCATCGCCGCCAGGACAAACAGGCTTCCGATGGCCCAGATCATCATCGAGTTCGGTGCCGGCTGCTCTCGCAGGGCCACGGCCTTGGCGAACAGGTCGGTGTAGTCGAAGCTACCGAAGCTGACATACGTCACCGCCAAGGCGGCGATCAGAAAGGCGTTGCCGAGCAGACTGATGAGGAGTTTTTTCCGTGCGGCCCAGAGGGCCCAGGACCGATGGCGGTGGTGGCAGAGGAGTTCATGGAGGCCGAGGTCTGCGAAGAGCCAGGCGGCAGCGAACAGGAGCAGGTTACGGGAGGTGACCAGAAGGAACACCGCGCCGAGCGTGAAGAGCATCCAGCACAGGAATCGCCCCTGCTCACGATCGCCGTCCAGATAGCGGACCGCGTACCGGCAGATGACCGCACCGATGAAACTGATCAGCAGCAGCATGATCGCTGCGAGGTCGTCGAAGTACACGCCAAAGTTGAGGGCGGGCAGGCCGGGCACAACCGCCAAGCGAACGTCGATCGGCCCTCTGACGGCGAGCCCCACGGCGACGACGACAGCAAACGCCGCAGCTGCCACGGTCGCGGTTTCGGCCAGCCGTCGCATGACATCGAGGTGTTCATTCGCCCAGCCCCGAAGGATCAGGCCAGCGGCCAGCAGCATGAGTGCGGGAGCGATGATCGTCCAGGCATACAAGCTCTCCATTGGAGTGAATCCATTCACAACGATCTCGAGAATGTCAGATTGGCGTGTCAAGATACTCGCGAATGGAGATTATTGCCATTCGCCGGCCCTGCCGAAAACCGTCCAGAGCGACGCCGGATGCGGGCCGCCTGAGGAGACGTTCCATCCGTGGTTTTTTCGGTTGGAGCCGCAGCCCACCGCAGGAGAGGCCCTCTACGCCGATGATCTGTGCGGCACCTGCCTTGTCCTCATGACAGTCGAGGGCGAGGAGGCAGGGAGATGGGGCCAGAGACGATGGTGGGATGTCCACAGGCGGTGGTGGGGGGAACGGACGAAGGGCCTGGCCCCCCCGGCGAAGCCCTCCAAGGCGCTCAAGACGGCGATCGCGGGGGAGAGTCGCAAGAAGCCGGCGGCGAAATGCTCCGGACGGAAATGATCCCGCCGTGGCCCGGCGGTCGGTGGAAGGCGTCATCCATGACGCGAACGGCCGCGGGCTGGACAGCGAACACCTTGGCAGAAGGGAAACGCCCCGAGGGAGC from the Planctomycetota bacterium genome contains:
- a CDS encoding DUF1553 domain-containing protein, which encodes MPTSRHSERYAAWAAVLAAALSIPAPAPASDGEAFFEREVRPLLASRCLGCHGGDKAGGGLSLGSRAGWEAGGEQGPAIVPGDPDASLLFRAVSGADPDWRMPPPDHGPPLAPAEVAVFREWIRRGAPDPRVGAATLGGMDRDEAAAWWAFRPLPEATRLPTPDEIDALLGAALAERGIEPAGPADDRTFIRRATYDLTGLPPSPEEVEAFVADGAADKDARLVERLLASPDQGVHQGRRWLDVVRYADTAGENTDRPLPHAWRYRNWVFDAFTADLPYPDFVRLQLAGDLIPAAARSGRNDGIVATGYLAIARRFGHDIDKDIHLTHEDVIDTLGKTFLGLSTGCARCHDHKYDAISAHDYYALAGIFASTRFAFPGCEPKGQPRDLVPLEPEPDLAAAHAAWQERVALRDAERARRDAVASRAKLGEAAREDARVLAAGTVAEGESVALAAAGPIDVALGAGQVVVLAVAAGGNHGADSTLVELSIRSGDGAGVWSTADVVPRLVTANPLVAGGATWCFLERSAEGPAFLGERRDEIDGKPALAAWRSGDVPSVFANSAAEPVTVWTTLPAAALFVHPGPDREALLAWICPRDGTYRIEGRVADAHPAALDGVAFTLAIAGGTGYGALLAEAGRLGATPLPDPGPEPVLPVAYAVVEGTVHDAPLHQRGDPEKPGPAVARRWLEVFGGTPVGADGGSGRRALAEWVATSPLASRVIVNRVWQWHFGTGIVATANDFGARGTPPTHPQLLDRLAAGFVAAGGRVKSLHRAIMATRAYRRASTVGPHLLEADPGARWLSRFPRRRLRAEEIRDSLLLAAGEIDSAPAEAHPFPPEATWNFTQHGPFAAVYETTKRSAYLMVQRQRRHPFLALFDGADPNATTPSRQTTTVPTQALYFLNDPFFHRRADAFALRLGALADPAARIVAGYRIAFQRSPTAIEADRAAGFLAAYPGGDEQRLAAWARVLLASNEFLHVD
- a CDS encoding DUF1501 domain-containing protein — translated: MPGIVRHLLADAGDPLAPHAPHFAPRAKRVIFLFMTGGVSHVDTFDPKPTLSRDHGKEIKADHPEIRDRPGYERIYLKRPQWEFSPHGHCGTEVSTLFPCVAECVDRIAVVRSMHTSHSNHYNATLGMHTGSFAFSRPSIGSWVSYGLGTENANLPGFVVIAPRQTYAGTQVYAADFLPGAHQGTLVVPSAEPVANVTPRVPADRQALELAALESLDRDHLVARGGDPMLAARMRSFETAFGMQMAVPDAFDLAAEDDATLALYGLARGQTAGFGWQCLAARRLVERGVRFVELIDTGSSDNWDAHGDMATHVGLAKNVDRPIAGLLVDLDRRGLLDDTLVVWTTEFGRTPFNNTADAKGREHHPWAFSSWLAGAGVKRGIVHGATDEHGLRAVEQPVHVHDLHATILWLMGFDHERLTFRHAGRDYRLTDVHGTVVTDLLA
- a CDS encoding BlaI/MecI/CopY family transcriptional regulator encodes the protein MNIENVEGLTLPERAMATAATTAVSAMQAAPTAQRRQRRGVLAACFVALASMAPVPEVDDLTHTTAGRSVHDTVSYIKPHRALPRGDHPWCPPAPLANAELAVMELLWDHGAMTARQVQERLYGASDRSQHGTVQRLLQRLEEKDFVRRDKTPPASTFAPCLSRAEYAGAQLETLADRLTGGSIAPLLSNLIDRKRLSRTELRRLRDLLDGKNP
- a CDS encoding DUF2309 domain-containing protein — translated: MGGACRGSGEFCGNFRCAELHSELFAYGLGAGLLRTCQQRLLSRHSLPPADRLDLRPAGGRLVARVFQGGPPLMTKVTTSGETATTRLTPADLAPHLAAVKAIIPPLWPLADYVAVNPFLGLADRPFLVARQLLADVRVCDILPTAEWFRQRLSTGAITAADLDTALAECREEHPEWFASLTVEACRALLDDEPAAVGAERRYRTVSELVDERTGTRWTSHIVTDISRHCAGHFDRGQATWLSPWLSLPLYEAWRQRAQLSRRLDQLGIRGFRQLVAALPDDPREAIPALLARLAIPEPHIERFLLAELFSVAGWASFIRYLTWHAEETPSVADDLTGLLAIRLACDVALAESSGSTDLPEGLVPTTPEPPDPLPAVLARYLMQVAGEVSHRRGLLADIATDKQPAATRRPTLQMVFCIDVRSEVLRRHLEAQSKLVETCGFAGFFGMPLEFIRLGTAFGAAHCPVLLQPTFPVFERLLGASGERITAAIDHRKLVRKGRKLWKGFQSSAISCYSFVESLGLAYLPKLFTDSIGVTRPVADPRNDGLSRDEQRRLGPDLDGSDEPIPLDQRIGLAEGMLRNLGLTDRFARIVVICGHAASMVNNPYRAGYDCGACGGHSGEPNARVAAAILNDIQVRAALAERGILIPADTWFVAAVHRTTTDEIEFFGPTGCPATHRDEFRDVLAWTAAAGRATRLERSRRLGNAGDESVLFRARDWAEVRPEWGLAGNAAFVIADRSRTTGLNLGGRCFLHEYCSAKDPEGKVLELIMTAPLVVTSWIGLQYFASAVDNQAFGSGSKVIHDVVGQFGILEGNGGDLRVGLPWQAVHDGTKLQHEPLRLTVIIDASRERVADILNRHSGVRDLVTHGWLRLAVEDAGARYRWTPTAGWQRL